One genomic region from Fictibacillus marinisediminis encodes:
- a CDS encoding copper resistance D family protein: MLFVAKAVLYFVFSLFIGTFLLYSMPVEKRPFIHMQKKWLLVCIFLIPVAAFSQVLELALGLGKDFGFWPTLNDILFSFDIGKGWFFILALSFLLFVLVYFNDVSKDRFLAKLSLFIGVMITAAVGYTSHAATLNEWGGLAAHSLHFLAVTGWTGTLLAVSWFSKDREKIPVFLKWFTPFALVCLGVTIGAGIWLMSYIVPQYYNSWMMNYGQALLIKHVLLVVVIFYALVNSIWIRRKTSDPSFSPYRWMRLESVFLLLIFIATSVMVQQEPPHDVSQTLAFQKPSRLFTAFIEKGVHAGTSVHLGPNAFTGLLAAGALLLLLAAIFCIRKSVRSLFVFLLTAGSALVLYLAVMFSVSI, from the coding sequence ATGCTGTTTGTTGCGAAAGCTGTATTATATTTTGTTTTTTCACTTTTTATTGGAACGTTTCTTTTATATTCAATGCCTGTTGAGAAGCGTCCCTTTATTCATATGCAGAAAAAGTGGCTGCTGGTTTGCATCTTCCTCATACCTGTTGCTGCTTTTTCCCAAGTTCTTGAACTGGCGTTAGGTTTGGGAAAGGACTTTGGATTCTGGCCCACACTGAATGATATTTTATTTTCCTTTGATATCGGAAAGGGCTGGTTCTTTATTCTTGCCCTCTCTTTTCTATTGTTTGTTCTTGTTTACTTTAATGATGTCTCCAAGGACCGGTTTCTTGCTAAGCTATCTTTGTTTATCGGGGTGATGATCACGGCTGCTGTCGGCTATACGAGCCATGCCGCAACGCTGAATGAATGGGGAGGCCTTGCTGCTCATTCTCTCCACTTTCTTGCCGTAACCGGCTGGACAGGGACGTTGTTGGCCGTAAGCTGGTTCTCCAAAGACCGTGAGAAGATTCCTGTCTTTTTAAAATGGTTTACACCGTTTGCGCTAGTTTGTCTAGGTGTGACCATCGGTGCGGGGATCTGGCTGATGAGCTACATTGTTCCGCAATATTATAATTCATGGATGATGAACTACGGACAGGCTCTTTTGATCAAGCATGTGCTGCTTGTTGTTGTCATTTTTTACGCGCTGGTCAACTCGATTTGGATCCGGAGGAAAACGAGCGATCCGTCGTTTTCACCCTACAGGTGGATGAGGCTGGAAAGTGTGTTCCTTCTATTGATCTTTATTGCGACCTCCGTTATGGTACAGCAGGAACCTCCTCATGATGTATCGCAAACCCTGGCTTTTCAAAAGCCGTCACGGCTCTTTACCGCGTTTATTGAAAAGGGCGTGCATGCGGGGACATCAGTACATCTTGGTCCGAATGCCTTTACAGGACTGTTAGCTGCTGGTGCTCTTCTTTTACTTTTGGCCGCCATTTTCTGTATCCGAAAGAGTGTCCGTTCATTATTTGTTTTCCTGCTGACTGCTGGATCAGCGTTGGTGCTGTATCTTGCTGTTATGTTCTCTGTGTCGATTTGA
- the pyrH gene encoding UMP kinase, whose amino-acid sequence MLRYKKVLIKLSGGAVAGQGNFGFNPQKLNHIAQEMINVANSGVQVSAVIGGGNIFRGNLAEQWGMNRVEADEIGTLGTVINSLMLKSALKSLTDREVIVMASEPLAAAEHYNRAKSIKYLERGSIVLFAGGNGQPFVSTDYPAVQRALEMGAEALLVAKHGVDGVYCSDPKVEKKAKRYVSLSYEEAIKNNLKVMDQTAMILAKDYQLPIHLFNFDQKGAFSEICKNGHNPGTIISSNKTIVLI is encoded by the coding sequence ATGTTGAGGTATAAGAAGGTACTGATCAAATTAAGCGGCGGAGCAGTTGCTGGGCAAGGGAATTTTGGATTCAATCCGCAAAAACTCAACCATATTGCACAGGAAATGATTAATGTAGCGAACTCTGGCGTTCAAGTATCTGCTGTGATAGGGGGAGGAAACATATTCAGAGGCAACCTTGCTGAGCAATGGGGAATGAACAGGGTAGAAGCAGACGAGATTGGTACGTTAGGAACGGTGATCAACAGCTTAATGCTTAAAAGCGCTCTAAAGAGTTTGACGGACAGAGAAGTCATCGTCATGGCCTCAGAACCTCTCGCAGCGGCAGAGCATTATAACCGTGCTAAAAGTATAAAGTACCTTGAGCGGGGAAGTATCGTTCTTTTTGCAGGGGGCAACGGGCAGCCCTTTGTTTCAACGGATTATCCAGCGGTTCAGCGCGCTCTGGAGATGGGGGCTGAAGCGTTGCTTGTTGCCAAGCATGGGGTAGATGGTGTATATTGCAGTGATCCTAAGGTAGAGAAGAAGGCCAAACGGTACGTCTCCCTCTCGTATGAAGAAGCCATAAAAAACAATTTAAAGGTCATGGATCAGACAGCGATGATACTGGCAAAGGACTATCAGCTTCCGATTCATTTGTTTAACTTTGATCAGAAGGGCGCATTTTCGGAGATCTGCAAGAACGGCCACAATCCGGGAACAATTATCAGCAGCAATAAGACAATTGTTTTGATCTAG
- a CDS encoding nucleobase:cation symporter-2 family protein, whose product MKMTNGKLFSLGIQHVLAMYAGAVIVPLIVGGALKLSTEQLAYLVSIDLLTCGLATLLQVWNNRFFGIGLPVVLGCTFTAVGPMIAIGSQYGISAIYGSILVSGLAVVLLAGVFGKIIKLFPPVVTGSVVTIIGVTLIPVAIQDMAGGQGSKDFGSPDNLMLSFGVLAFIIIVYRLFTGFIRAVSILLGLLAGTVAASFMGKVDFGPVADASWFHMVKPFYFGPPTFHASAILTMVLVAIVSMIESTGVFLALGKICGKEISPEQMTKGYRAEGLAVMLGGVFNAFPYTTYSQNVGLVQLSGIRTKNVIYTAGGMLIVLGLVPKVATVTTLIPAPVMGGAMVAMFGMVVASGIKMLSDVDFNKQENLLIIACSVGLGLGVTVEPDLFAKLPQAVRILTDNGIVAGSLTAIVLNLVFNAERKKVKVQNRKEAAVGVLTTK is encoded by the coding sequence ATGAAAATGACGAACGGCAAGTTATTCTCACTCGGCATTCAGCACGTGCTTGCGATGTATGCAGGGGCCGTTATCGTACCTTTGATCGTTGGCGGAGCATTGAAGCTTTCAACCGAACAGCTCGCCTATCTGGTTTCCATTGATTTGTTGACATGCGGGCTGGCAACCCTTTTGCAGGTTTGGAATAACCGATTTTTCGGAATCGGCCTTCCGGTTGTTCTCGGCTGTACCTTCACTGCCGTCGGACCGATGATCGCAATTGGGTCTCAGTATGGGATCTCTGCGATCTATGGTTCAATCCTGGTATCAGGACTGGCTGTTGTGCTGCTTGCTGGCGTTTTCGGCAAGATCATTAAACTGTTCCCTCCGGTTGTTACGGGTTCAGTTGTAACGATTATCGGTGTAACGCTTATTCCTGTCGCGATTCAGGATATGGCCGGGGGGCAGGGCAGCAAAGATTTCGGTTCACCGGACAATCTGATGCTTTCGTTCGGCGTTCTTGCGTTTATCATTATTGTGTACCGATTGTTTACAGGCTTTATCCGGGCGGTTTCCATCTTGCTCGGACTTCTTGCAGGTACGGTTGCTGCCAGTTTCATGGGTAAAGTGGATTTCGGACCTGTTGCGGATGCTTCCTGGTTCCATATGGTCAAACCTTTTTACTTCGGTCCTCCAACGTTTCATGCCAGCGCCATATTGACGATGGTTCTTGTGGCGATCGTAAGTATGATTGAGTCAACGGGTGTATTCCTTGCTTTAGGGAAAATCTGCGGCAAAGAGATCAGCCCCGAACAGATGACAAAAGGTTACCGTGCGGAAGGGCTCGCTGTTATGCTGGGTGGGGTTTTCAATGCTTTCCCTTATACGACCTATTCACAAAATGTAGGTCTCGTTCAGCTCTCGGGCATCCGTACGAAAAATGTCATCTATACAGCGGGAGGCATGTTGATTGTTCTCGGTCTTGTCCCCAAAGTTGCAACAGTGACGACCTTGATTCCAGCTCCAGTTATGGGAGGTGCGATGGTCGCCATGTTCGGAATGGTGGTCGCTTCTGGAATTAAAATGCTGAGTGATGTGGATTTTAACAAACAGGAAAATCTTCTGATTATCGCTTGTTCCGTCGGGCTTGGCCTGGGAGTAACAGTGGAGCCGGATCTCTTTGCGAAGCTTCCGCAGGCTGTACGAATCTTAACTGATAACGGGATTGTAGCCGGAAGCCTCACAGCGATTGTTTTAAACCTGGTGTTTAATGCTGAACGGAAAAAGGTGAAGGTTCAAAACAGAAAAGAAGCAGCAGTGGGAGTATTAACTACGAAGTAA
- a CDS encoding xanthine phosphoribosyltransferase: protein MNFLEEVILKEGQALSDQVLKVDSFLNHQIDPQVMQKVGQEFARLYRSEGITKVLTIESSGIAPSVMAGLELGVPVVFARKRKSLTQNGDLLTAKVYSFTKEEENEISVSKKWLKAGEKVLVIDDFLAHGEAALGLANLVEEAGAEVAGFGIVIEKSFQSGREKLLKKGYRVESLARVASLSNGSITFTRNGQEAWSL from the coding sequence ATGAATTTTCTTGAAGAAGTAATCCTAAAAGAAGGACAGGCGCTTTCGGATCAGGTGCTCAAAGTGGATTCCTTTTTGAATCATCAGATTGATCCTCAAGTGATGCAGAAGGTTGGCCAGGAGTTCGCTCGCCTGTATCGAAGCGAGGGCATTACAAAAGTACTTACGATTGAATCGTCAGGTATCGCACCTTCTGTCATGGCCGGTCTTGAGCTTGGTGTTCCGGTTGTATTTGCCCGGAAACGCAAATCGCTGACCCAGAATGGTGATCTTTTGACAGCGAAAGTCTATTCATTTACGAAAGAAGAAGAAAATGAAATCTCCGTTTCGAAAAAATGGCTAAAAGCGGGTGAGAAGGTCCTCGTGATTGATGATTTTCTTGCACATGGAGAAGCCGCACTCGGTTTGGCGAACCTTGTAGAAGAAGCTGGAGCAGAAGTAGCCGGGTTTGGCATTGTAATTGAAAAATCGTTCCAGTCCGGACGTGAGAAGCTTTTGAAAAAAGGTTACAGGGTTGAGTCGTTGGCAAGAGTCGCTTCTCTTTCCAATGGTTCCATTACGTTCACCAGAAACGGACAGGAGGCTTGGAGTTTATGA
- a CDS encoding superoxide dismutase family protein: MKKWTMALSVLMICMLLAACGSTGQEDHKNHNMNSEKKSEGASSMAKTKPVTVELMDAKGKKAGTATLEQAAEGVKVNVEATGLTPGEHGIHFHEKGVCEAPKFESAGKHFNPTSKMHGFKNPKGPHVGDLKNIKADSSGKATGDLMSSLVTLQEGKSNSLLKEGGTALVVHAKADDYKTDPTGNSGDRMLCGVIKK, encoded by the coding sequence ATGAAGAAATGGACCATGGCTCTGAGCGTCTTGATGATCTGTATGCTGCTTGCTGCGTGCGGCAGTACCGGCCAGGAGGATCATAAGAATCATAATATGAACAGTGAAAAAAAATCAGAAGGAGCATCCAGCATGGCAAAGACAAAGCCAGTTACGGTGGAGCTGATGGATGCGAAAGGCAAGAAAGCCGGTACGGCAACACTGGAGCAGGCAGCTGAAGGGGTTAAAGTAAACGTTGAGGCCACAGGGCTGACGCCGGGTGAACACGGGATCCACTTTCATGAAAAAGGGGTTTGTGAAGCGCCGAAGTTTGAATCAGCAGGAAAGCATTTTAATCCAACAAGCAAAATGCATGGATTCAAAAACCCGAAAGGCCCGCATGTGGGGGATCTGAAGAATATAAAAGCAGATTCATCCGGTAAAGCGACAGGTGACCTCATGTCTTCCCTCGTTACCCTTCAGGAAGGCAAGAGCAATTCCCTCCTGAAAGAGGGTGGCACTGCCCTTGTCGTTCATGCCAAGGCGGATGACTACAAGACCGATCCTACCGGAAATTCCGGAGACAGAATGCTCTGCGGGGTTATCAAGAAATAA
- a CDS encoding peptidase E: MKQIIALGGGGFSMEPENPILDQYILRQSLKKNPKICFLPTASGDAEGYIERFYQAFKQHECVPSHLSLFKPPSADLRGFVLEQDVMYVGGGNTRNLMVLWREWGLDHILREAYEKGIVLAGISAGSLCWFEEGVTDSIPGQLTQISCLGILKGSNCPHYDGEKDRRPSYHDLILHGLSEGYAADDGAALHFMNGELTKAVSSRPHAKGYKVSKVSGKINEEVLLTDYLGS, encoded by the coding sequence TTGAAGCAGATCATAGCATTGGGCGGGGGCGGGTTTTCCATGGAACCCGAAAACCCTATTTTGGATCAATATATCTTGCGGCAATCTCTGAAGAAAAACCCGAAGATTTGCTTTTTGCCGACAGCGAGCGGTGATGCTGAAGGCTATATAGAGCGTTTCTATCAAGCCTTTAAACAGCATGAGTGTGTTCCATCTCATCTCTCACTGTTCAAGCCGCCATCTGCCGATCTTAGAGGTTTTGTTCTTGAACAGGACGTGATGTACGTTGGAGGGGGCAACACTAGAAATCTTATGGTTTTATGGAGGGAGTGGGGGCTGGATCATATTTTGAGAGAAGCCTATGAAAAGGGCATTGTCCTTGCCGGCATCAGTGCCGGGTCGCTTTGCTGGTTTGAAGAAGGAGTCACCGATTCCATCCCAGGCCAGCTGACCCAGATATCTTGTCTCGGGATTCTGAAAGGAAGCAACTGCCCTCATTACGACGGGGAAAAGGACAGACGGCCTTCGTATCATGACCTCATTCTGCATGGTTTATCGGAAGGGTATGCAGCTGACGACGGAGCAGCACTTCATTTTATGAATGGAGAGCTTACGAAAGCAGTAAGTTCAAGGCCCCATGCCAAAGGATACAAGGTTTCGAAAGTCAGCGGCAAAATTAACGAAGAAGTCCTTCTAACGGATTATTTAGGTTCTTAA
- a CDS encoding M20/M25/M40 family metallo-hydrolase produces MFRWKNKEGLTALVKELVEIPSISQQPAEIAMAEHLYYTLGSLDYFKEKPDHLQLQPMPDGRKLLTAFVQNGSHEDTIILLSHFDVVNVEDFGDWKHLAFRPFELTEQFYQADTLPDGLKEEIEEEDWLFGRGTMDMKAGVALHMSMVEQAAHGKFPGNILMVSVPDEEVNSAGMLAAVPVLEQLKNQYSITYKACLNGEPAFTRYPGDQNHYLYTGTVGKILPGFLCYGRETHVGEPFGGLNGNLMASEITRMLELNMDFCETMDDEAIPPPTNLVQKDLKDHYSVQIPHVAVTMFNLLMMERSLGDINTQLLTLAKKAAKQIESFLYERSLQYSKLVPFDVKETSISVFTFQELYQRAVKLHGQDEITRRENYILSNHPHLDDRDVTTMLVNDLASLCKQYAPMMVLFYAPPFYPAVCSKDDALIQQTSREVIQFAKEKHQITLRKQNYFAGLSDLSYIGLPFEKNELKPLLENMPVFGERYKLPIDEMAAMTMPVMNLGPLGRDAHKWTERLHVNSFVQTQDLISYTISKLLTNE; encoded by the coding sequence ATGTTTAGATGGAAAAACAAAGAAGGGTTGACAGCCCTTGTAAAAGAGCTTGTGGAAATTCCGAGTATATCTCAGCAGCCGGCAGAGATTGCGATGGCCGAACATCTCTATTACACGCTGGGGTCTCTCGATTATTTCAAAGAAAAACCTGATCATTTGCAGCTTCAGCCTATGCCTGATGGTCGAAAACTATTAACCGCTTTTGTACAGAACGGCTCACACGAGGATACCATCATCCTTCTTAGCCATTTCGATGTCGTCAATGTGGAAGATTTCGGTGATTGGAAGCATTTAGCTTTTCGGCCTTTTGAATTAACAGAACAGTTTTACCAAGCTGATACACTGCCTGATGGTTTAAAAGAAGAAATAGAGGAAGAAGATTGGCTGTTCGGACGGGGAACCATGGATATGAAAGCCGGTGTTGCCCTCCATATGTCTATGGTCGAGCAAGCAGCACACGGTAAATTCCCAGGAAACATCCTCATGGTATCTGTACCCGATGAAGAAGTTAATTCTGCGGGAATGCTTGCTGCTGTACCGGTATTAGAGCAGCTGAAGAATCAGTACAGCATTACGTACAAAGCCTGTTTGAACGGGGAACCTGCTTTTACCCGTTATCCCGGTGACCAGAACCACTATCTTTATACAGGGACGGTAGGCAAAATCTTGCCCGGATTTCTTTGTTATGGCCGCGAAACACATGTTGGCGAGCCTTTTGGCGGTTTAAACGGAAATCTCATGGCCTCAGAAATTACAAGAATGCTTGAGTTGAATATGGACTTTTGTGAAACGATGGACGATGAAGCGATTCCTCCTCCAACCAACCTCGTTCAAAAAGATTTAAAAGATCATTATTCTGTCCAGATTCCGCATGTTGCCGTGACCATGTTCAATCTGCTTATGATGGAAAGATCATTGGGGGATATCAACACGCAGCTGTTAACACTCGCCAAGAAAGCAGCAAAGCAGATAGAATCCTTTTTATATGAGCGTTCCCTGCAATATTCGAAACTTGTCCCTTTTGATGTAAAAGAAACCTCCATATCCGTTTTCACTTTTCAAGAACTGTATCAGCGTGCGGTCAAACTGCACGGGCAGGATGAAATCACAAGGCGTGAAAATTATATCCTATCCAACCATCCTCATCTGGATGACCGCGATGTTACGACCATGCTGGTGAATGACCTGGCAAGCTTATGCAAGCAATACGCGCCGATGATGGTTTTGTTTTATGCTCCGCCTTTTTATCCGGCTGTCTGTTCCAAGGATGATGCACTCATTCAGCAAACCTCCCGTGAAGTCATTCAGTTTGCGAAAGAAAAGCATCAGATCACTCTAAGAAAACAGAATTATTTTGCCGGGCTTTCTGATCTAAGCTACATCGGCTTACCATTTGAAAAGAACGAACTAAAACCATTGCTTGAAAACATGCCGGTATTCGGCGAGCGGTACAAGCTGCCGATCGATGAGATGGCAGCAATGACAATGCCGGTTATGAATCTCGGTCCGCTGGGACGTGATGCGCACAAATGGACAGAACGGCTTCATGTGAACTCGTTCGTTCAAACACAGGACTTGATTTCCTATACCATTTCCAAGCTGTTGACAAATGAATAG
- a CDS encoding dimethylarginine dimethylaminohydrolase family protein: MACYSEYEALKDVILCQPKFMKIREVINETQKYYADENIDTEVAMQQHKQFSKALEDRGIKVHQLPPLEKYPEQVFTRDIGFTIGHTLYISEMGREIRQGEEKVLKEWMNEEHITIKDLKNDSIEGGDVLLDRKTVFVGVSHRTSRAAIESLMQHESDYNVIPVPFNEKYLHLDCVFNILSPEEAIIYPPAFHEEELKLLTSRYKTIEINKEEQFTLGTNILSIGNKTVLALPVNKEINAKLRENGYEVIEVDISEIIKSGGAFRCCTLPLDRKRGCPRSL; encoded by the coding sequence ATGGCCTGCTATAGTGAGTATGAAGCATTAAAAGACGTAATTCTTTGTCAGCCTAAATTCATGAAAATCCGGGAAGTCATCAACGAAACTCAAAAATATTACGCAGATGAAAACATAGACACTGAAGTAGCCATGCAGCAGCATAAGCAGTTTTCCAAAGCATTGGAGGACAGAGGGATTAAAGTCCACCAGCTTCCTCCTCTTGAAAAATATCCGGAGCAGGTGTTTACCCGCGATATCGGATTCACGATCGGCCACACCCTCTACATCTCTGAGATGGGACGGGAGATCAGACAGGGAGAAGAAAAAGTATTAAAAGAATGGATGAATGAAGAACATATCACCATTAAAGACTTAAAGAACGACAGCATTGAAGGCGGTGATGTCCTGCTGGACCGCAAGACGGTCTTTGTAGGCGTCAGCCACAGGACGAGCAGGGCGGCGATAGAAAGCCTGATGCAGCATGAGTCTGATTACAATGTTATTCCGGTGCCCTTCAACGAAAAATACTTGCATCTGGATTGTGTATTCAACATTCTTTCACCTGAGGAAGCGATCATTTATCCGCCCGCTTTTCATGAAGAAGAACTCAAACTACTAACTTCAAGATATAAAACGATCGAGATTAATAAAGAAGAGCAGTTCACGCTTGGCACAAATATTCTTTCGATTGGCAATAAAACGGTTCTTGCTCTGCCCGTCAACAAGGAGATTAACGCAAAATTAAGAGAAAACGGTTATGAAGTGATCGAGGTTGATATATCTGAAATCATAAAATCCGGCGGTGCCTTTCGATGCTGCACTCTTCCACTGGACCGTAAAAGGGGCTGTCCAAGAAGTCTGTAA
- a CDS encoding M42 family metallopeptidase has product MDQLLTMLKDLTDAPGVPGNERAARKVMENYISPYADRIAHDHLGSLIAKKKGNSDGPRIMIAGHLDEVGFMVTNITEKGFLRVEALGFWWMQNMMAHRVKVITRKKELTGILGFKFPDVRNLKKTVEIKDMFVDIGAESRQQAEAFGVRPGDSVVPDTEFSVLENPKYLAAKAWDNRIGCAAAIEVMKALHNQEHSNTVYGVGTIQEEVGSRGAKTSAAAISPDVMFAVDVTVADDVPGDRGFVKNGKGPAIILKDNYHIPHKGLRDFVIQVAEEEGIPYQLATLEDGGTDAGEAQFDGKGVPALSITVPTRYIHSHNSILHRDDFENTVKLVTACVARMDNDWLERLHAE; this is encoded by the coding sequence ATGGATCAACTGCTGACGATGCTGAAAGATTTAACAGATGCACCCGGTGTGCCCGGGAATGAGAGAGCTGCCAGAAAAGTGATGGAAAACTACATATCTCCCTATGCTGACCGAATAGCCCATGATCATCTTGGAAGCCTGATCGCAAAGAAGAAGGGGAATTCGGATGGGCCGCGTATTATGATCGCAGGCCATTTGGATGAGGTCGGATTTATGGTCACCAATATTACAGAGAAAGGTTTTCTTCGAGTGGAGGCCCTTGGCTTCTGGTGGATGCAAAATATGATGGCTCACCGTGTAAAAGTCATTACGAGAAAGAAAGAGCTAACGGGAATCCTCGGCTTTAAGTTTCCGGATGTCCGCAACTTAAAGAAAACGGTAGAAATAAAGGATATGTTTGTGGACATTGGAGCGGAGAGCAGACAGCAAGCGGAAGCGTTTGGTGTAAGGCCTGGAGACTCTGTTGTTCCTGACACTGAATTTTCTGTTTTGGAAAACCCTAAATATTTAGCAGCGAAGGCTTGGGACAACCGGATTGGATGTGCTGCAGCTATTGAAGTCATGAAAGCCTTGCATAATCAGGAACACAGCAATACCGTTTATGGCGTAGGGACCATTCAGGAGGAAGTTGGCTCCCGCGGAGCAAAAACCTCTGCAGCAGCCATCTCGCCTGATGTGATGTTTGCTGTGGATGTAACGGTTGCTGATGATGTACCTGGAGACAGGGGATTTGTAAAAAACGGAAAAGGTCCTGCTATTATTTTAAAAGACAACTATCATATTCCGCATAAAGGATTAAGAGACTTTGTGATTCAAGTGGCGGAGGAGGAAGGCATTCCTTATCAGCTGGCTACTCTTGAAGATGGAGGAACGGATGCAGGAGAAGCTCAATTTGATGGCAAGGGCGTTCCCGCTTTATCCATCACCGTTCCTACCCGGTACATCCACAGCCACAACAGCATCCTGCACCGAGATGATTTTGAAAATACGGTTAAGCTGGTCACCGCCTGTGTGGCAAGAATGGATAACGATTGGCTCGAACGTCTGCACGCTGAATAA
- a CDS encoding murein hydrolase activator EnvC family protein — protein MKSKILTATLSLTIGLSGFTYTTASAETLKDIQQKQAENHIEKSKKNKQVKEVQGEQDQLLKELDKLEASLKKTTGDIQTKKNEIAETKANIEQLQNEIAVLEKRIEERDALLKNRVRNMYENGGAVKYLDVLLGSQGFGDFLDRMISLNIIAEQDKTILEEHKRDKEDVEKKKQQVESQLASLNSKLSDLNSLNSQLKDNKAKKNKIMKSLRSEEQHLHDDIGKLVEKDALLADQEKAIKAEIARAKKEAAERARREAAEKAAAAKRAAQQKEAAERAAREKAKQPSRHSSPAPAPAPAPAPEPSYEAPSAARSFIFPSAGYVTSQLGSRWNKFHAGIDIAKAGYVPIHASASGTVARSYTSSTYGNVVFLSHYIDGQLYTTVYAHMRDRAVSTGQTVSQGQTLGHMGSTGHSTGQHLHFELHKGPWNVNKTNAVNPLPYIQ, from the coding sequence TTGAAAAGTAAGATTTTAACAGCGACTTTATCATTAACCATTGGACTATCCGGATTTACATATACAACAGCATCCGCTGAAACATTAAAAGACATTCAACAAAAGCAAGCTGAAAACCACATTGAAAAATCAAAGAAAAACAAACAAGTCAAAGAGGTTCAGGGTGAACAGGACCAGCTTCTTAAAGAGCTGGACAAGCTTGAAGCTTCTTTGAAAAAAACAACTGGCGATATTCAGACAAAGAAAAATGAAATCGCTGAAACAAAAGCAAACATTGAACAGCTTCAAAATGAAATTGCTGTCCTGGAAAAACGAATCGAAGAACGCGACGCCCTATTAAAAAATCGTGTCCGTAACATGTATGAAAATGGCGGTGCCGTAAAATATCTTGACGTTCTTCTCGGTTCCCAAGGATTCGGTGATTTTCTTGACCGTATGATCAGCCTGAATATCATTGCCGAACAAGATAAGACAATTCTTGAAGAACATAAACGCGACAAAGAAGATGTCGAAAAAAAGAAGCAGCAGGTTGAATCCCAGCTTGCCTCTTTAAACAGCAAACTATCAGATTTGAATTCTCTTAACAGCCAATTAAAAGACAATAAAGCCAAGAAAAACAAAATCATGAAAAGCCTCAGAAGTGAAGAGCAGCATCTTCATGATGACATTGGCAAGCTGGTAGAAAAAGACGCACTTCTTGCTGATCAAGAGAAAGCGATTAAAGCAGAGATTGCCAGAGCAAAAAAAGAAGCAGCTGAACGCGCCCGCCGTGAAGCAGCAGAAAAAGCGGCCGCAGCAAAACGTGCAGCACAGCAAAAAGAAGCAGCTGAACGTGCAGCAAGGGAAAAAGCGAAGCAGCCTTCCCGCCATTCTTCACCGGCGCCGGCACCTGCTCCTGCACCAGCACCTGAGCCTTCTTATGAAGCACCGAGTGCGGCAAGATCTTTCATCTTCCCGTCAGCTGGCTATGTAACTTCTCAGCTCGGTTCAAGATGGAACAAGTTTCATGCCGGGATTGATATTGCCAAGGCTGGCTATGTTCCGATTCATGCTTCTGCATCCGGTACAGTAGCACGCTCATATACGTCGTCTACGTATGGTAATGTTGTATTCCTGTCTCATTACATCGATGGACAGCTTTATACAACAGTTTACGCACATATGAGAGACCGTGCAGTGAGCACAGGACAAACCGTATCCCAGGGCCAAACTCTTGGACATATGGGCAGTACAGGACATTCTACTGGCCAGCATCTTCACTTTGAGCTTCACAAAGGTCCGTGGAACGTAAACAAAACCAATGCGGTTAACCCGCTTCCTTACATTCAATAA
- a CDS encoding protein-glutamine gamma-glutamyltransferase, producing the protein MIYVKGTQLNSIEEIPGRGQFSEAQRGTALKLLNSRESFFYDNPRQLQFEITYRANIVSSAYALKDSGARFATFTTAKANRNFWILTAYGGFLLRPDVTPADAITDIFVQGRKYGFECTTAMMIILYKALLETIGPSTFNQLFKGLLLWSTEHDEDLQLTSVYQGDSLPGDIRYIQNPEFHPATPQWQGENLVDLGNGMFFGHGIGAGMLGEFIDVLNQRRRPGATTSAFLTRQIIRPNFRRMAEYTGHPLRRLLV; encoded by the coding sequence TTGATCTATGTAAAAGGAACGCAATTGAATTCAATAGAAGAAATACCGGGGAGAGGACAATTTTCAGAGGCCCAGCGCGGAACTGCCCTCAAACTGCTGAACAGCAGAGAGTCCTTTTTTTATGATAATCCCCGCCAGCTCCAGTTTGAGATTACCTATCGTGCCAACATTGTATCATCAGCTTATGCACTAAAAGACAGCGGAGCAAGGTTTGCGACGTTCACAACAGCGAAAGCTAACCGTAACTTCTGGATCCTGACCGCGTACGGCGGATTTCTCTTAAGGCCCGATGTCACACCGGCGGATGCCATTACGGATATCTTCGTCCAGGGGAGAAAATACGGATTCGAGTGTACGACTGCCATGATGATTATTCTCTATAAGGCGCTGTTGGAAACGATCGGGCCATCGACGTTTAACCAGCTGTTCAAAGGTCTTTTGTTATGGAGCACAGAGCATGATGAGGATCTTCAGCTAACGTCAGTCTACCAGGGAGATTCGCTGCCGGGAGATATCCGCTATATCCAAAATCCTGAGTTTCATCCGGCAACACCGCAGTGGCAGGGTGAGAATCTCGTTGATTTAGGAAATGGGATGTTTTTTGGCCACGGTATAGGAGCAGGAATGCTAGGAGAGTTTATTGATGTACTCAATCAGAGAAGAAGGCCCGGAGCGACGACATCTGCTTTTCTCACAAGACAGATCATCCGGCCGAACTTCAGAAGGATGGCAGAATATACAGGTCATCCGCTGCGCCGTTTACTCGTGTGA